The Acidobacteriota bacterium sequence CCGATGGTGGCCTCAGCGGTCGTCGGGCTGATTCAATTTGGGCGGATCGTCGGATGACGATCCGCAAGGGCAGACGTGTGCCTACCGACAGGTAGGCAGCGGGAGCTTACCCCATTTTTACTTTATCGGATTATCTATTGGATATAAAAAGAGGGGAAATTTGAAGCACGCGGAAAGCAAATCCGTTCGAAACGAGACAAAGCAAAATTTACTTTGAAGGTAAGTCAAACACCAGTCGTGAACACCGTTGGACCTGGATCGTCAGGCTTGTCTACTGATAACTCCTGCTGGTGGCTCCCCTCGCGCGTGACCTCCTTCGTTCCTGGGAAAAACCCATTCTCCCTTCCCCCATAAACGCCAGGATAAGAAAAATTGAATTCCTTCCGTGGGTATCGAGCGACACAATTACCGGGGTTGGGTTTCGTCCTGACCGTGGCCGTGGGCTGGAACACCAGGGTTATTCAATGGCGACTTGCGTGCTTGAACCCTTTAGCTTGATACCTATAATGCGAATGAAGAGTTGAAATTGAGACTTCAAAATCAACAACTTACAGACAGCAGATTGAACGCCTGAAATTTGAGATTTTGATAAGCCCTTTGTTTTCAACGAACAATTTTTTCAACATTGAACTGGCATCTATAGGGTGACTCCAGCACTCCAGTCACGGTTGTTCTGGTATTAATGACACTGGAAGTTCAGCCTACATTTGCTGCCAAAAAACTGATATAAATTGAGAAACAGTCAGCAACTGGTTGGTGAACCAATCAAATTTCTTCGCGTGCAGAAAATCCAAAGGACTCACGATTTATGAGCCACGGCGTATTTGGTTCGCTCGGGGGAGGTTATTTGAAGGCATGTACCAGCCTTTTCCGCTATTCATCGCAGCAACGGTGGTTTATCCAGCCGTTTACGATGATGGTAGCGGTGATCTATGCTCCATTGCTCTTTATTGCCGCACTTGGATTCTACCTGTTTTTGATTTTTGATCTGCTTGGAACCCTGCTGGATCAGATTCGATCAAAACTGCTCAACCTCATCACCAGAATGGCTGACCGCACCGGGCACACCTTCAAGTACTTTTTCTGGGGGCCAATCGTGATATGTCTGGTGGCCCCACTGTTTTTATTGAGCTTGTTTATCCCGAAGTTCTCTTCCGAAGTCACGGTCGGGGTTTTAGCTGAATTTACTGATTTAACCGGAAACGGTGCCTTCAAAACCATGAATCAAGCCTGCTGGAAAGCCTCAGGTGAATTGTTCCGGTACATTGCACGCAAGCCATTTTATGTGATGCCGGTTTTGGCCATCATTGCCACGCTCTATTCATTCACCTTGCTGGGCATTGGATTGTGTTTTGTAATTCTGATTCCACTCGACTGGATCAGTGCCGTGATTGAAATGACCCGCCAACGGATTGTGGCCATCACCAATCGTTTTGGAAGCGAGATTGATCAAAGCCTGGGCCAGTTTCTTTATGTGCCTGTGGTACTGATATTTCTGGCACCGATTTTTCTCGCGGTATTGTTGATCCCAAAATTTGCCAGCAACTTTGACCCGGATTTTTTGTAAGACCGGATTGTGTGATGCCAGTTAGGGTTCAGGGTTCAAGAAAATACAATTCTTTCAATGGTTTAGCTTTCCTCTCTGTGTGCTGCGTATATTCCGGGGTTTCTCATTCTGAAAATCTGTGGCGCGGGGAAGCCAGCATTAGAAATTCCATATTTGATCAAGCGGTGTGCCACAAACAACACATTCAAACCACTTATCTTTGACGATATTTTTAGTGTGGCATTTGGTGCATAAACGAAAGACAAATTCGGTTGTGAACCCAGGTGGATGGGAAATCCCAGCCCGGTTCAGTGCTTCATCCACCGCTGGCCAGGAATCAGGTTCCGGGCAATATCCGAGCGATTGATTGCTGACTTCTGAAACAAAGATTTCTGTTTGGGAACAGTCGAAGGTTATTTCCCCGGCTGAACGCACATCCCTCCCGGCGGCACAGGCAAGGTGTTCGGAGTGACGATCTGCAATCCAGAACCATCCGTCTGTATCAATCACGAACGTAACGATGATTATTTGGCCCCAATCTGGCTTTTGTCTGGTTTGGCGAAGCCAGTTCCGCACATCTGAACTGGATGTAATCCGTATCCGCGTCGAATGCTCTGGATGGGCTTCGATGGCCTCTGGGTTCAGATGGCGGTAAATACGCATAAATAAAACGATTATTGCAAAAGTTGCCCTTGTTCGACCTGACCCGGTTGGGCAAACAGAACATGATTCTTGCCTTCAGTTTTGACCTGATACATCAAATTATCAGCCTGGTGGAGCATCACTTCGGGAGAATCCGGCGGACAGATAAACGAAACGACACCAATACTGAGGGTGACGATTGAATACTGCTCGGGGATTTGATTGAGAATGACTTCCCGAACCTTCAATATTGCTGTTTCGGCTGCGAGGTGGTCAGTTTCCGGGAGCAAAATCGCAAACTCATCTCCGCCCAGCCGCGCCAGGGTGTCTACTTTTCGGAGCGATTGGCGAATGGTACTGGCAATAAACTGCAACACTTCATCTCCGGCTTGATGGCCAAACTGGTCATTGATTGTTTTGAAGTTATCCAGGTCAAGGTAGGCCAGTGAAATCGGATGATGGTAGCGTTGCGAGCGGATGATTTCAGCCTGGAGAATATGGTGAAATTCGCGGGAGTTGGTCGCACCGGTCAAATAATCAGTTCGTGAAAGCTGACGTTCCCGGTCAAGCGTCGCTTTGACAATCTGGAGTAAGTTGATCGTCAAGGCAAAAAAGGCCAGTCGGAAAATGGCATTCCAGATTCGGATGACTTCGGATGAATACTGTTGACCCGCCAGCCGGTTGGAGATAACCCAAACGACAATGGTGAGGAGTGCCATAAACAAACCTGACCGACGGCTGGCATACCAGGTGACAAGAAAGACTGGTATCAAATAAAAGAAGGAAAACGAGATTTCGTAACCGGTAGCATAGTCAAACCAGCCCAGCCCCAAGGTTGCCAGCATTGAATATATCCAAATGCTTGCCGGGCGCATGGCGGTCATTTTTTGATCGAACTGGGCAAGGAAACGGTCCATGGGCATTATCTGTCGAGAAGGTCTGATCGGGTTGGCAGGAACATCGAAACTGGATCAAGATGAAGCAGCAGGATATGAAGCTATGGTAGGCGAGTGAGATAATGAAAGCAAATTCAACTGTTCTCGGGCCACTCTCCGGTTGAGTCGGTTGATTAACTCAAGTGAAGTCCTGTTCCAGGAGTTTATTGAGCTATTGAATTTGATAAGTGTTTGATTTTTTCCGTGTTTTCTGTGTTTTCCGTGGTTACAATGTCTGGAAACTTTCGGTGAGGTCCTTCAACTGGTTTGTGGAAACAGGCAGGTTGTTTTGATGGGAGGTTCCAAATGGCACCAACCTTGATCATTCGCCAGGATCATCCGGCCAGACGCTGCGAAGTCTGCCACCAGACCGATCAATTTGACCCGGACACCGGCCTCTGCACGCGATGTGCTGGGCTTTCGCTGGCGAATCTTTCCACACATGCTGATTCAGGGACGAAAAAGAACCCCAAATTTTTATATAAGAATGTTGATGACTGCCGAATGAGGGACCTGATGGGGTTGTGTTTTCTGATTTTGCTTTTTGGCGGTGCCGCAGTCCTGGCGTTCTCATCACAATACTGGATCACGGGTGCTTGTTTCGTGGTGTGGTTGATTGCCGTTCTTTTTACTTACCGGCAAAGCATTGAAGAAGTTGTCAGCCCAGATGGTCAAAATGTTGAAATCAAACGGTACTTCTCACGTGAATTCATTGAAACTGCCTCGATTGTGCGGATCCGACAGTTTCTATGGGGATATGGTGGCATAGAGCTTGAACTGAAATCCGGGAAGATCATTGCTCTTGACCTGGACCGGGCGGATCAGCAAAAACTGATTGAAGGTCTCAGACAAATCAACCCAGAACTGGAAATCCGATAAATCGGACCAATGAGGGGTCAGGACCATATGCGCCAGGATACCACAGTAAATGTACCTCGAAGAGGTCGCCAGAGGGTAGCCTGGGTGGCTTGTCACCCCCGTGCCATGAGAAAAAGCATTTCGGGCACTGCTTCGCGGTCGGCGTCCTCGCCAGCGCCTGACAGCGAGGGCAGGAGTTCAGATAGTGCTTTTCGTCGTTTTCCCGAATAACCCGCTCTTTGAGACCGACTCGATAAACCCTTCGTAGCCTTTTCCCACCAATGCCAACACTTCAGGGTCGTTTGAAAGAAGCGGTGCTCTGAGATTCAGAGTTTCCCACCTATACAGAGAATCTGCTCCCCGTGGTGGTAAATTGTTATTGGACCATCCTCTGAGATTTTAACTGCTATGCCAAAAATACTGGCATTCCATGCGGCCCTTGATCTAGCTCCAGAGAATGGCTTACTTTCGGTGTTTCCTGTGACAGCTTTTAGCTTTTCTGTGGTCGGCTGAGAGACCAAACAGCCCACATCAAGGAGTTTACCGGTTTTTGACAGAATTGTTGCGCCGTCAACTGATGCGGCGGCGGTGATAAGTTGTCGGCTCGACCACTCGTGTATGGATAAGTTCTTGAGACTATCACGAAGTTCACCATTGGCGCGTGTTTCAGTCTCGTGATCGGACACCATTTTGCCGATCTCAGAGTCTTCATCAAGAATGCACAAGAGTGCTCCTTTACGTTCGAACGAAAGATCGATTGCTACTCTCAGAATCTGTGTCACAATGGATTCACCAATCTGCTGTTTGGTAAGAAAGGTATGGGCATGATGGAAACTCAGATAGAACCAGGTCCCTTGGCTCTTCACGAATAGGCTTTCATTGGCAAATAGCCATAGATCGCCAGCAGGGGACACTGTCATGGCCACGCCATCGGAGCCAAGAAACCCCTGAAACCGGACAAGAGATTGGTGAGGTGCATAGGGTACTTTAGGGGATTCTTCTGGTAATCCTGAAAAAGCTAAAAGTCCCACGACGTATCCGCCAGGCTTGCTTGTCTCACACTCTTTGGGATTACCTATCGCAACGAGCGCGACGCGCTGGGAGTCAACGGCTTTGCGGATCCACTTCTGATGGAGTAGAGCATCATCTATTCCTAGTGGATTTGGGAATTTGACGAATAGATTTTCATTTTCAGGCCCAAGTCTATTCATTACGTCAGTTAAGCTTGTTGCGAAGAACACAGTATAACGGACAGATGACCCCTCATATGTTAGACTCATTGAGCTTTCGAGAAGGCGTAACCATTGTGATACATCACGGCTTGAGAATTGATGAACTGAGCGTGATATTGCTCTTGCGGTCCTTGACTCGGAGAGTATCTCCCAAAGCTCATCGCCTTCGGAACAGTTACAACGCACCAGATCCAGATTAAAAACGTCAGCAAGCTTAGTACAGAAATTCACGTCATTCTTGAGATCATCAGGTAACAAGTTGATCTGAGGAAAATTGACGCTTAGTCTTTGAACTACCTGCTTAGTCTCAGGGTTACGCACAAATACCACTATAGAATGCCCATCCAGGATGGCATTCTGATTATCATCAGGATAACTTATCTGCTGGATATCAGCCTTGTCGCTCTTGAGAACTTCTACGGTTGCACCCGTGGAGTGACTAAGCTCTTTACGAAGTGTGTCAGTTGCTTCTTTCATACAGTGATTTTCCATGTAATAGCCTCTCCGATTGGTTGTTTAACTTTTCCAAGATACATCCTTCACCTTTGTTATTGTTATATAATGAGTTACAAGGTTAAGAATGTATCACACCCCTCTCCCAAAAAAGCAACCCCCAGTCAACCCTGAACCCTGAACCCTAAACCCTAATGCCTTATGCTTGAAATTCGCCGAGCCGTTGAAACTGATTTTGATCAAATTTGGGAAATTTTCCATCCGGTCGCCAAGCGTGGCGATACCTATATGTATGCTCCCGACATTTCAAAAGACGATGCCCGTCGAATCTGGATGTCAAAAGATATGGCGACCTATGTGGCCTGTGACGGAGCGGAAATCGTCGGCACCTACATTTTAAGGCCCAACCAGCCGGTGCTTGGCGCCCACGTAGCCAATGCGGGCTATATGGTTAAGCCCAACACCCAAGGCAAGGGAATTGGGCGGGCAATGTGTGAACATTCGCTCCAGGAAGCTCGCCAAGCTGGTTTTCTAGCGATGCAGTTCAATGCCGTTGTGAGCACCAATGAAAACGCGGTCGCGTTGTGGAAAAAAATGGGATTCTCAATTGTCGGTACCGTCCCTAAAGCCTTTCAGCATAAAGAGTTGGGGCTGGTGGACATTTTCATCATGCATCGGTTTTTAGATTGAGGGCAGGTTCAATAGTTTCCTTGGTGGTGAGTTTTGTTTTGCTGAGTCACTGTTTAATGATATAACTAAATAATAAAAATGAGTTTTGTTGTTGCTGATGAGAAAGGTCCGGCTTAACCCAGTCCCAATGTCTTCAGCCCCAAGCCCCAAGCCCTGAGCCCTGGTATTCAAGCCCTGCTATGAAACAAGCCGCCTTGTTCAACTTTGCGCCTATCCCCTCGGTCATCGAAGTCCGGGAAGCTGTTCCACTGCCTGAATACCGGTATGTGAATCAGGCCGCAGCGTTGATTCCATTTCTTCCTGATTTATGTGCCGCGCCAGTGCTGGCGCTTGATACTGAAACCACGGGACTTGACCCGCTGACAGACCGGGTTCGGTTGCTCCAGGTTGCGGCGCCGGGGTTGCCGGTGCTGGTGCTGGATCTGTTTCAACTGGCGGAATTGGAGCCGGTTCGGCAGGTACTGGCGTCAAGCCACGTCAAAGTATTTCAGAATGCCAAATTTGACCTGAAATTCTTGTCCCGCGCTGGCCTGGAGGTTGGCGGGCAGCTTTTTGACACGATGCTGGCCGGACAAATCATCAGTTGTGGGTTATCCAATCAACGTCACTCGCTCGAAGCCCTGGTGGCACATTATTTAAAACAATCACTTTCCAAAACCGAGCAGATCAGTGACTGGTCAGCCCGCGAACTTTCACCCGAACAACTTCGCTATGCGGCGCTTGATGCGGCAGTCCTGTTGCCGCTCCGGGAAGCGTTGATTTCAAAGCTCAAAGCGGCTGACGTCATCAAATGCGCCAAAATTGAATTTGACTGTGTGCGAGCCGTTGCTGAAATGGAACTGGCCGGAATCAGCCTGGATCTGGATCGGTGGGAAGCGCTCCGCACACAAATCTCAACGGTTCGTGACACCCTTGCCGTTCGATTGCGCGAAGCCTTCGGCGGCGGGTTTTTAGGAGAAATCAACCTCGATAGCCCCACCCAGGTTCAGCGGGCGCTTGCCTTGCGTGGCATCCAGGTTTCGGGTACCAGCCGCTGGGAACTCTCACGCTTTAGTGACCACCCGGAAGTCCGGTTGTTTCAGGAATATCGCAAAGCGTCAAAGCTCTGCAGCGCCTTTCTGGACACGCTGCCGAAGTTTATCCATCCGCAAACCGGAAGGCTGCACCCGGTATATGAACAGTGTCTGGTGGTATCGGGACGGTTTAGCTGCCATTCGCCAAACTTGCAACAATTGCCGCACGACCGGGAATTTCGGGCTTGTTTTATCCCGGCGGAAGGTCATTCGTTTGTCATTGCCGACTATTCGCAGATTGAACTCCGGGTTGCGGCGCAGTTGAGCCAGGATGAACGGATGATGGATGCCTACCGCGCGAACCAGGATTTGCATTTGTTGACGGCGAGTTTGATTACCGGCAAACCGATAGGATCGGTGACTAAAGCCGACCGGCAGGCAGCCAAAGCCGTGAATTTCGGGTTGCTTTACGGGCAAGGCGCGCAAGGATTGAAAAGTTACGCCAAACAGAGCTACGGCGTAGATTTGACGCTGACTGATGCCGAACGCTTCCGTGACCGGTTCTTTCTTGCCTATCAGGGCATTGCTGCCTGGCACCGGCAGACAGCACACAACCAGAAGAAAATTCGTGAAACGCGGACATTGATTGGTCGAAGACGGTTGATTGAAAAACCGCTGGAACTCCCGACGCTGCTCAACCTGCCTGTCCAGGGAACGGCAGCCGACATCACCAAGCTGGCGCTGGCCAAAATACTGCCGCAGCTTGCACCGTTCGGATCGCGTATTGTTGGGTGTATCCACGATGAAATTTTGCTTGAAACCCCGACCGACCGTGCCCAGGAAGTCGCCCGGTTACTCTCTGACGCAATGGAAGCCGCCGGAAATGAATCACTTGGCGAAGTTCCAGTTGTCGCCGAAGCCAGCATTGGCCAAAACTGGGCGGAGAAGGGGTGAGAAAACCAGGGCTGAGGAAAGCGGGCTCAGGGCTCAGGGCCATAAGCGCCAGGATAAGGATTTCAGGCCCGGAGGGTCGTCGTGTAATAGCCGTGGTGCGAAGCCCACGGTCACGGCCAGGACGAGACCCAAACCCAACAAGAACATCGTTCAACACCAACGGAAAGGACACAGGGTTTCTTATCCTGGCGCTTATGGGGCTCAGGGCTCAGGGCTGAAGAATTGGTTTTCTTTCATCCCTTCTCCTTCATCCCTCATCCCTTCGATTGCTCCGAGCTTGCGAGTCTTTCTGCCCCAAGCCCTGAGCCCTGGTATTTTCAGCCCCAAGCCCGCTTTCTTCAGCCCCAATCACATCAGGTACAGGGTCCCGAAAACCGAAGAATTGAAACCTGCTTGCCGTGTTTGAATTTTAAAAATGACAGGAATTCATTTTCAGCGTCAGTCGGCGGGTTTTCCAAGCCTTGACCTGGAGTCAGTTTGACCGAACTCTTTAACCGAAACGCAATACCCGATTCTGAGAGTTCAAGCAACAGGTTGTCGACTTCGCATTCCAGATACACTTTGGTTTGATCAGGGGAAATACCAACTGGAACTGCCTGGAAGGGCATCACCCAGGTTCGCTGCACCTTTTTCAACGTCGGGTCAAGCAATGCCACCTCTTCAAAGAAAAAGTCCTGATTGCGTTTGATTGTGTAAGTTTGGCCCTGGTGAAGCAGATGGATTTCCTGTTTCGTAACGTTTGAACAGGAGATGGGAAAGAATTGCTCATCACACAAGCTGGTGGTTGGATCAGGGTCAAACTTCATCTCCAGTTTTATTGGTGCTCCGCTCTTTTGGGTTGCTTGATAGGTGACCAGTTTCTTTGAACTGCCTTTGATTGAGGTCACACTGCTCTTTTTGTTTTGATTCTCAACCATTCGCCAGCCGTCAAATTCGTAGGTAAACCCTTCGGTTTGAATGAGGGTATTGGCATACTCAACCAGATCTGCCGGGTTGAGTTTATTTTTCCCGGTTGCTTTTGCCTGAACCAGATCCATCGTGGATCGTGGCGCAACCTTGAGTTTGGTGATTTGGAGCGTCCCGGAAAACGTTGGTTGGATCCCGAATCCAAAATAGGCCAGCCCCAAAATGATAATCACACCAGTGATAATTCCAAAAGTTTTCGTCTTCATCGAAGTTCCTCTGTAAAGTTAAATGAGTTCATGGGGATTAAATTGCTTATACCAATTTGCACTGAAATCTTTGTATTAAAAAACAGTCAAGTGATTCAACCAAATAAACTTAGTGAACTACTGATTCCTGACTACAAACTGGTATTCGTTAAATTCAAATTGAATTGCATTTGGCTGGAGCCACACCATTCAGGTATTGAGCCGGGTCAATCGCGCGGCCTTTGTAGAAAACTCCAAAGTGCAAGTGAGGCGGCGTATGTTTGGCGTTTCCCGTATCACCAATCGTCGCAATCTGTTGCCCTTGTTTGACTTGTTGTCCGGATTTAACCCATTTCCTGAAATCGGTATTGCTGCAGTGGCAATACACCGTCGAGACATCTCCATGATCAATTGTAATCTGATTCCCACCTTTGCCTTTCGCTCCATGAAAGACAACTTTGCCGTCACGATGGGCATAGATGGGCGACTGGTTCAGCACACCACGGATGTCCAGCCCTCTATGGGGTCGTCCACCCATACGTGGTGCTTTAAACTCACCCCGCCCATTGTTTGATTCTCTCAAGTGACCTGTTTTCCCAGCGGGATGAGGGTTAAATCCTGGAGTTCCCGTAATTGGGTTGATTCCAGCCCCCGTCGCTGGCTGAGAAGCCGAAGTCGTTTCTTGACTGGCCTGGGTTGGGCTGGCTGGTGCAACGGTTGCGTCCTTTCCCGAATACTGGCGGACTTTGTGCGCAGCCAGAGCGGCATCCACCTGGGTTTGAAACTGACGGGCAGCTTCACATAATGAAAAGAATGTCCGTCCTTGTGGGTCAACGCGTCCATCTGGGGCTGGAAATCGCAACACATTTTTTTGATAGGCACGAATCGCGGCCCTGGTGTCATCATTGATCGAGCCGGTGGCAAGAATTGGCCGGGAATAAAAGCTGAAATTTGCGCCAGCCATTGAGAAGAGTTTTTGGGCACTTTGGAGCAAATGTTGAATTTTTTTGACATCGTCAGATTTATTTCCAGTTTGATTGGGTAAAAGCGTGCCAACTGGAAAGCGGATTGCATAACTGATGCTCATGAATACTCCTTCAAAATTAAATTAAATTTGTTGGAGTACCCTCAGGCAATCACAATGCCAGTCGTTAACTCTGGCGAAAAAGAAAGAGGTTTGACCAATCAAGTGAAAGCATTTCCACCTCATCCCGTATTCGATGAGTTTGACACTGGAAAGTCCTGAAAATCATCTGGAAAATTGTGAGCAAAGGAGTGGTTTTGGGCCAAATTGGGGGCAATTGGAGGACACCCTACCTACTCAGGTAGTTGTGCCCTCGGTATTCCTCAGTACTATAGCCGCGTGTCTGATACCTTTTTTCAAACACAACTTATAAAAATTATTTATTGCAACACCCCAAGGAGATTCTATGTCACGATTGCTGATGTGCACGATACTTGCCCTGTTCCTGACCGCCTGTAGCGGAGGAGAAGCCCCAAAAACTGGAACTGAACCTGGCAAGTCCGAAACCAAAACCGAAGCTCCAAAAACGGAAAAGAAAGCCGATGCGGTGCATCCGTGGGCAAAATTTAATGTTGGATCGTCTTCAAAAATGAAAACCTCGGTCACAACCACCGTGGCTGGAAAACCAGTGTCAACTTCGACCACGATGAAACAGACGCTGCTTGAAAAAACAGCGGATAAAGCCATTGTGGAAATTGAAACCAGCGTGATGGGGACTTCGACCAAAACCAAAACCGAAATCCCGCTCACCACAACGGGAAATCCAGCTCTTGGCAATGTTACAAACCCTGCGAACCTGAAAGAAGGTTCGGAAGATGTAACAGTCGGCGGCAAAACGCTCAAGTGCAAATGGGTCGAATTTGAATCGTCCCAAAATGGCGGCACGGTGTCATCCAAAGTCTGGACATCGGAAGATGTCCCTGGAATGGTCGTCAAGTCAGTCACCAAAGTCACGGGCAGCGTCCCCACCGAAACCACGACCGAACTGGTTGAATTTGAAGTGAAGTAATACCGTTTAGGGTTCAGGGTATCGGGTTCAGGGTTCAGGGAAAAACAGTTATTTCAATAACTTAACTTGTGA is a genomic window containing:
- a CDS encoding peptidoglycan DD-metalloendopeptidase family protein gives rise to the protein MSISYAIRFPVGTLLPNQTGNKSDDVKKIQHLLQSAQKLFSMAGANFSFYSRPILATGSINDDTRAAIRAYQKNVLRFPAPDGRVDPQGRTFFSLCEAARQFQTQVDAALAAHKVRQYSGKDATVAPASPTQASQETTSASQPATGAGINPITGTPGFNPHPAGKTGHLRESNNGRGEFKAPRMGGRPHRGLDIRGVLNQSPIYAHRDGKVVFHGAKGKGGNQITIDHGDVSTVYCHCSNTDFRKWVKSGQQVKQGQQIATIGDTGNAKHTPPHLHFGVFYKGRAIDPAQYLNGVAPAKCNSI
- a CDS encoding GGDEF domain-containing protein: MDRFLAQFDQKMTAMRPASIWIYSMLATLGLGWFDYATGYEISFSFFYLIPVFLVTWYASRRSGLFMALLTIVVWVISNRLAGQQYSSEVIRIWNAIFRLAFFALTINLLQIVKATLDRERQLSRTDYLTGATNSREFHHILQAEIIRSQRYHHPISLAYLDLDNFKTINDQFGHQAGDEVLQFIASTIRQSLRKVDTLARLGGDEFAILLPETDHLAAETAILKVREVILNQIPEQYSIVTLSIGVVSFICPPDSPEVMLHQADNLMYQVKTEGKNHVLFAQPGQVEQGQLLQ
- a CDS encoding GNAT family N-acetyltransferase, translating into MLEIRRAVETDFDQIWEIFHPVAKRGDTYMYAPDISKDDARRIWMSKDMATYVACDGAEIVGTYILRPNQPVLGAHVANAGYMVKPNTQGKGIGRAMCEHSLQEARQAGFLAMQFNAVVSTNENAVALWKKMGFSIVGTVPKAFQHKELGLVDIFIMHRFLD
- a CDS encoding bifunctional 3'-5' exonuclease/DNA polymerase — encoded protein: MKQAALFNFAPIPSVIEVREAVPLPEYRYVNQAAALIPFLPDLCAAPVLALDTETTGLDPLTDRVRLLQVAAPGLPVLVLDLFQLAELEPVRQVLASSHVKVFQNAKFDLKFLSRAGLEVGGQLFDTMLAGQIISCGLSNQRHSLEALVAHYLKQSLSKTEQISDWSARELSPEQLRYAALDAAVLLPLREALISKLKAADVIKCAKIEFDCVRAVAEMELAGISLDLDRWEALRTQISTVRDTLAVRLREAFGGGFLGEINLDSPTQVQRALALRGIQVSGTSRWELSRFSDHPEVRLFQEYRKASKLCSAFLDTLPKFIHPQTGRLHPVYEQCLVVSGRFSCHSPNLQQLPHDREFRACFIPAEGHSFVIADYSQIELRVAAQLSQDERMMDAYRANQDLHLLTASLITGKPIGSVTKADRQAAKAVNFGLLYGQGAQGLKSYAKQSYGVDLTLTDAERFRDRFFLAYQGIAAWHRQTAHNQKKIRETRTLIGRRRLIEKPLELPTLLNLPVQGTAADITKLALAKILPQLAPFGSRIVGCIHDEILLETPTDRAQEVARLLSDAMEAAGNESLGEVPVVAEASIGQNWAEKG